ctgtgttgaagctgtgttgaggagttttaagtttgtacaatatataagtttgcattttatgaCTACCCATATTGAGGTTTGTTATTTTAACGCACCTCTAATATACTATCCTGCTGTTCCCAAATACTCCGTTTTccctccaatttttttttccttttttttaatctcaaaATTTGTTTTCACACCCTAAAAAATTCTCTCAGACTGaactttctctcttatttccattttcaattCAAGTATAGGCCATCAATGCAGAAATAGCTTGGTAGATTGTGTTAACGGAGCAATGTTGAAAAGAGTATTACGACAATCTTGCCGATCCTCCTCCTCTGTGCACGATGAACTTGACTGCCGATGTTATAATCTACTACATCACATTGTGATTGGGAGAATCCTGCTCAAAAGACTTGTTTGgaataatttacttttattgcTTACAATGAATTGtaaatttaggattttaattaagtaatatttgattttttaaataattgtcatttttagGATTCGAATAcaatgtttaatttaaattattgattggtaaaaaagataagaaaaaaatgaaatagtaaaacttatgaattattaaatgaagagatggTGGAATGATGGATAATCGTCGGTTGTTATCTCTTGAGTAAGAAATAGGGTAAAAAAGTGATGTGAATAAATAAGGGGAAAAAAGAATGATGGAGAGACAcattgtgaatgctctaaACATGATAAAATTCTATGcacattaatttgaaaagcTAATCAATAAACCCACCGTCGATGTAGCATCAACCGTGACCAGTTCATGCAATTTTGTCGCAAAATAGTAGTacctaaataaataaatacaccAAGGCAAGCATGCATATATAGAACCAAGTGACCATTTCTCCTGTGGTTAGATCTTGATATTTGTGATCGGGTTTTGGAAGGAAAGATGATGCACGCGACGTCCGAATCGGACATGACGAGCGTCCGGCCGTCGTCGGCGTCTCCGAGGGGCTACTACGTGCAGAGCCCCTCGCGAGACTCCCACGACGACATTGACAAGTGCTCCTCTTCCAACGACCGTAGCACGTTGGACTCGCCCACCGCTCCAAGGCATTCTCtcacctcctcctcctccaccaccgccgccaGCCGCCGCAGGTGGAACAAGCACTACTGCAACGTGGTGTCGGAGGAGGGCGCCTTTCATGACGATTACTATGGGGAGAAAGCCTATGCCAGGCAGTGCAATTGCCTCATTCTTGGCATCTCATTTCTCCTATTCTTTTCAATGATTTGGTTGGGTTTCTTTGGGGTTACCAGGAATTATAAATCTCAAATCACCATCAAGGTATCCCTCTTTTTTTAACTATACACTCGTCCCAATTTGctattttgattttccatTTTACGAAGGGGCTCTTACACTCCAGTACATTCTTACatccattaatatttttcaccactttcttttacatttcttaaaatccagaCCGAATCAAAGTGGGGCTTATATCGTAGACGGGGGAGTATATAACAAGGGCGATTCATCGAGAATGTACTAGAAACAAAACATATCAGTTTCTGATATTAAGTTAGGAACTAACTGAGATtcataaattaacaaattaatattgagTCAGAActgatattttgtttatgatattaactgatatatatttgcaaactgattttatactccatgttTGTTGTAATGGTGACAGAGCTTAAaggttacaaaattttattttggagaAGGATCAGACCACACAGGTGTTCCAACAACGTTGATCACAGTCAACTGTTCAgctaatttggtgatttacaATCCTGCTACATTTTTTGGAATTGATGTCACTTCCCACACTGCTCGTCTCAAATTCTTAGATGTCACCGTTGCAACCGGCCaggtatttaatttattattattgataaataaacaaataaaaaataattgaataatcaAAGATATCCTAGTTAATTTCTTACTAAAAAATTGCATCCAAAACAAAGACATCTGCTATTTTTGAGCAGTTAGaaacaaattagaaaattaaaaataagtctgaaaaaaataatactaaaatacaaaatatgtggaatACTAGACATTATAATTAGATGAGATTGATTATCAGCTGAAGAAATACTACCAGCCAAGAAAGAGCACAAGGATGATGCGAGTGGAGCTGGTGGGGAGAGATGTTCCTCTGTACGGGGCGGGGATGGTGCTGGCCGACTCCAACAGGGAAGCCGGAATTCGATTTAAGCTCGAGTTCAGTATTCAGTCCAAGGGACGCCATCTTGGCAAGTTGGTCAAGACTTTGCACACAACTCATTTATCATGCTCCCCTCTTATCACTTCAAAGCTCCTCACCAAACAGATCTTATTTTCCCACGGCGCTTGCAAATACTTGTAATAACaccattttcaatctctttACCTTCCAATTTCACTAGGCCAGCTAGCAAATTTGTATGTCTTTTTTTTCGTTTCAGTATTAGGCATTATTATATGAATATGAGAGTGAAATAAAagcataatttttcttttttagttttagtttgtccggtttgtttgttgatatttttgacAAACACACGATTATAGAATATTTCCTTCAAGAACTAACTTTGTGAGTGaataaaaagttataaattaACACAGTGCATGAGAATTTATACTTAGCAAAAAGAATTAATAGATGTgtgtagggatcagatcactcgggattcactaattaccgggacctcttttattgattgatctctgagatggctaatctcagaAGTTACAAGCCAAGCACAAAGGTTGCTACAAGATTACAAGTAATCTAGAACACTGAGATATCTAACTATTACATATATAAGCCCTAATTGGAACCCTAACTATTTCCAGATTTCTACCAATCTGGAATCCAAGTCCTTGCCCAATTAGTACATGCACACTAAGTAGATAGATCAGTAAACCAACACAAGATCCTTTCGGATCTAAGTAATAGCAAGAAACAACAACTAAGACAGAATAGTAAGGATATGGTTCAGGTCACAACAGTGACTACACTAGGCCAAGGACCTCCTCACACACTTCTACCACAAGTCACAAGGGAGAAACCGTCGAATGCTAGGTCAGAACCCCTAGCCACACCAATTGCCACACCAACTGTCAGAACACCTCGCAATCACCAGAAACCCACAAGATCCTCACAAGTTCTCACTTCTTGAACGCTAGACTTCACCAGATTCAAACCCTAAGTAAGAATCCTTCCAACACTCTAATGGAAACCGAGAAAGTCTCCAAACTCAAGATCTAAACCTATAGAACCCACTAAAACAAGGATCGATCGGTGTAAACCAAAGATCTGAGGAGTTCATCGGCGAAGTCGCCCTGaaaacaagagagagaaagaagagagaaggcAGAGAGAGTTctggagtgagagagagagagattaacAGAATAGGGTAAGTGAGAGGTCGGCCTCTCACTTAACAAACACAGCTCAAGATCAACGGCCTCAAAGCAGGATCCGGGTGAGAGCTCCACGTGGCAAGCATCGGTGTGATCAAGGTAAGTAATGGGTCAAGCCGGATTGGGCTTCCCTTACACAATATTGGGCTCCAGTATTTAATCAATTGGGACTAGCCCAAAACCAATTAAATACAAAGGTCCAACTAAAACTAGACCACAAATATTCAACAATGTGGACACAATGTTTAACAAGCCTTACATTAAAAGTAGATAAGAAGCATATGGTTGTTGTTGACAATCGACCAAGATAGAACAAtcacacaaaaaattaaaagaaactCTAGTTTCAAGAAACCTTATATCAAGTCCGACTTCAAAAACGACTATTCTCACTATTTATAAGTTGATGTCCTTGCCGTCAATGCCTTGAACTGCATCAGTTGTGCCCTAACCTAACATTGGCAAAATGAGGGTTTTTGCGGCTGCTCACTCGTCATATCAATTGCGTCGGGAAGATCTCTTCAAAAGTGCAATAAAGATACAAGAATTAGTTAGGACAATATAATATGCTAGGAGATAATAATCTATAGCATACACACATTAAGATTCATCTAATATATGCCACAAAACAAGTTTACTAATAAATCTAAAATGTCAAGATCTAGGTAAATTGCATCATTAATTCACCTTCCGTTTCTGCAACCGTCAAATTGAGTTGTGAATCACAACTAAAGATGATTTAAATTGGAATTGGTGGGTTTCTTATTAATAGAGACGTCTATTTTGGCACTTGGATTAAGGAAGATAGATGTGTGTAGATCAGATTTATTTAATAGTGTGCATCAGGTTTATAATGTGgtatatcagatttaaaataaggttttattgtGGAGTATAAGGTTTTAGTTAATTGTGTGAATCAAGTTTACTTGTGTAATatcatgttttaattatgtaatattaGGTTTTATTGTGTAATATCATATTCGGGTTGTTATCGTGTTGTATCTAGTATCTACCATATTATACCGTGTCATTTTGTCGTGTGTGGATTGTGTTTGGGTTTGAAAGTAGCAAGATGGGTTCTTGTTTAGGGCTGAAAAATTCCTTAAGAGGCCAAGTTCGTGTAGGCCTTATTGAGCTGGGTCATTAATTCAGACTGACCCAATAACATAATACAATCCTCACGATTTGTCAACCTCTAATCAATATAAAGTGTTCagattttcaatatatatgaatCCACTGTAAAAAtgtatgaatatataaatgacTTCAACCTCGTGTGGATTGTATTCAGTTAGTCGATTAtcgtttattaattaataatcgAATCAATAGAGGTTGCTCAGGTTGGTTATTGATTAACCGAGAATCAAAACttttggttttgaatttgttttagttCGGATCAAATTAGTGTTTAGGAAAAATACTAATCAATAAATGTTTGATTATAATGggtgaaacaaaaaaaattgctctaaagtatatactactactctaCTAGAAACATTGAGTAGTGTTtatataacttatattaaaccCTTCTAATTGCAAATATATTGTTCAAACCTCGGTGTTAAAACTTGttggttttttttaatctctttcTTGCATTTGGTAAATGTGAGTTcattaatatgtttttttttttataaaataacaatcGCTCGAGCCTACAGCTGGGCGAGCTAAAGTACGATTAGCCATTTTTGTGTGGCaatcttgttattttattcAGTCGCCAATTGCAAAGACGACCTCTCCATTATGTCATGGCTGGTAGACTATGTCTTTGtgcttgtttttcttttcttatgtTTCTTTGGATCCTTCTTTGCTATTTCAACACTCAATGTAGTTCTGTAATCTCGATCCTATTAGTTCTTTGTTGTTAACTTTGTGATTGTGCATTCACAACATTTGGTGACTTTGACGATCAGTTcactcataattaaattcctaTAAACCAAATGACTTAGCATCTAACATTTGAGCTACGACTTATAACATCATACGTTTCATcatcatttgatttttgataCCCATCAAAACACTAATACTATAACGAAATTTTCGCAATGCAATTTCAAACCAataatccaataatttattttattccacccATCCCtgtgaaaatttgtcacttatttccattttcatccgtccctaaaaatttatcacctttcacttttactatttttggcaGTAGacttcacatttcactaactcattaccactcacattttattataaaactaatactccatccgtcccaataaatatgaaacatttggtttccggcacaggattttatgcaagtgttgttttgtgagttaatgaagagagagtaaagtaagagaaagggaaaagtagagagagtgatgtttccattttaggaaatgtttcatttttagtgggacaacccaaaaaggaaaacgttgcatttctaatgggacagagggagtatataaaagtaggatccgcGTGCCAATAaatttttcaatccactttttattatattttttaaaattcgtgtcaggTCAAATGGTAACAAATTATtagggacggaaggagtatgcTTTTAcgcaattaattaattgaaacataTTTCGTAGATTCCGCCCATCAACTATGAGCCCAAAGTATCCTGTGTACTAGTCCACCGAATAGCCCAATTATGGTGGcccaatatttaaaaatatcggtGTATATAATAAGAGTTCCAATTTATTGACCAAAAGTGTCCCGAATCTCAACAggatatataatatagtttgATCGATCACATCCAGATTTTTActgattttattattgaaaaacaCTCTATACGCCGACGGTACAAGATACTAAGCACACCatcattatatttaatgtttaaatattataatcaaaGTCACTAATATATTGTAATTAATGGTTGCGCTGAAGGTAAGCGCACACTTACCCAagtttttgtgtttgttatttcatccaaaattttgatatataaaataaacctATCTATGGAGTAACCTTTTTTTCCccttaaatttatcaatttagttATCAATATTTTCCTTCTAATCGGATATGAGATGAGTGATGACTGTTTAGTTTTTCGTTTTGAAGAATAATTGTAAACGAAGATATTAATTGATAGTacaattaatatgaaaatataataaaattaataaaatcactAATGAGATAATAAAAACTTTGATACATAAAtctatactcctatttaataaataagtaaataatatCCATCCAATATTGGACTGatactattttaatagtaGTTTATAACATAACAGAAACAAATCTATTTAATTGTTTGCTTTGCTTTATGAACTAATCTAAAATGGGATATTACGCTTGAGTGGTTCAGATACTTCATGATTTGTTTCgatcaatttttttgcatGAATTGGAGCATCATATTTCTAGAACAAATTAATGGGGTGAGTTGGTGCCTGTTGACAATAGCTAGCTTGGGTATTAGTTTGTGCTGTACACccatgtaatttatttataattagtaTTGAGAAAGAATTAttgaaacaaactaaaaagaggcacgtaattaaattttcttgaCAAAATCATGGATATATAGATCTCATGGGTCTATGTCTGAGAAGCTTAGCATTAGCATCGatttccaattttaattttttagagCTAATAAGCAATAGACGTAAAAGAGCACGTTATTATAATATGAGAAGCTCAACTCTGAAATCTGGATTTACATCTGGTCAAAAATCTTGGTTACTTACCtcttatcaattatttttattcttgataATTCGCTGTTGACTTATGCAGGGACAGTAGGGTTCATGACTTTTTGAAACGgtacatatacatattttaatttgcaattgataaataaaaaagaagtaaatattattaaactaaCAATAACAAAATCCACATAATTAATCTTTAACTATATAAGTGaatgtgaattaattttataaatagataaaagttaactatttttatgcaACGAATAAAGTANNNNNNNNNNNNNNNNNNNNNNNNNNNNNNNNNNNNNNNNNNNNNNNNNNNNNNNNNNNNNNNNNNNNNNNNNNNNNNNNNNNNNNNNNNNNNNNNNNNNTTTTAATTTTTTAGAGCTAATAAGCAATAGACGTAAAAGAGCACGTTATTATAATATGAGAAGCTCAACTCTGAAATCTGGATTTACATCTGGTCAAAAATCTTGGTTACTTACCtcttatcaattatttttattcttgataATTCGCTGTTGACTTATGCAGGGACAGTAGGGTTCATGACTTTTTGAAACGgtacatatacatattttaatttgcaattgataaataaaaaagaagtaaatattattaaactaaCAATAACAAAATCCACATAATTAATCTTTAACTATATAAGTGaatgtgaattaattttataaatagataaaagttaactatttttatgcaacgaataaagtactccctccgtcccctattaggagtcactctttgaccggacacgggttttaagaaatgtaaaaaaaagttggttgaaaaagttaatggaacgtggaacccattttttatatgggttttataataaaatgtgaagcGAGTGAgcttagtggaatgtgggacctacttactatttatggtaaaaataaagtgtgactcttaattggggacggaccgaaatggaaaaatgtgactcttaatgggggacggagggagtatatcttaCTAGTAAATTAGGATATAATATATCTTTCTTTTACtcttaaatatctcatttaaccaaatattataaatacgAATTTTATAAGACTAATGGAATACAAATTGTAAAAGAAATGGAGAAGCCATGTTCGAGATTGAAACAATTTGTTAGCACATGCTTTTCATCAACCAAAAGAAAACCCTCCAAATATGTGCTACGATGAGACCACCACAACCACATTTGAAAGTAACACCCAAATTCTACTAAATCAACATTATCCAAATTTCAATCCAGCCAGCTAAACAtgaactttttcttttccataaTAAAGAATTTTGAATGACAAATATGCCTCTTCATCCAAACTCAATAATCCAGCTGGATCACAGCAagccaaaaataaataaatcaatcaaagTGGACTTATATATGCATGAATACTATATTCCACgactttatttcaatattaaaaaaaaaaaaaaactttaaacaaagccaaaaaattctttaaaagaATATGTATGAGCTTTTTATAACACAttataaatacaatttaatattagtaagaaaaaagaagaatttaaaaaattaggtaTTGAAAAAGGCAAAACATGCAATCCTTGAAATCTTGCATGAACATACACGGTTGATGTTAAGGAATGTGTCAAGCACCACCACTGCTGAAACCTTCAATGTCTTTTCATCTCCTTCCAATCTCCAATTCTCTTGTTTGTTGGCCTTCACTGCTCGAGCCAGACGGGTTCAACCCGTATTCGCTTGTCGGATTGCTGTATAGGCCACTGCTTCCGTACTCCTGCGTGCCCAGCGCCATTTTCCTGAACTTCTTCATGTCCTCGTTGTATTGCGCTGCATCATAGTCTGTGCTTCCATTCGAACTGTACACAGTGCTGTGTCCAGGCGTGATCCCTTCGTTCAGATCCGACAGCGACACGTCTCCTTCCAAGGCCCTCACCACCTGTGCCACGGTTTACAAGATAGGTAAGCATATCATCTTTGTTGCTAAAAAACACAGAGATGTGAGCCGCCATCACTATACCTGGCTCATTTTCGGGCGACGCCTTGCAGAATGACGGACACAGGCAGCAGCACACGCCACCAACCGAGCCATCTCATTCCTATTATAATCACTTCCCAGCCTTCTATCGATGAGAGAATCATAGCTCCCATCATCAAGAGCGCGAGTCAATAACGGCCTCGCCTGTATCAAAATTGCTTCGTGTTAGCATCTATGCGTATGGATACGTAATGCACAGATGTCACTACAaaagtaatttttgtttgtttcaaCTCACCCAGTCGACTAAACTATCATCCATGTAAGTTTGATTTGAGTCGACAGGCCTGCGTCCAGTGATCAACTCGAGAAGCATAACACCATAAGAGAACACATCAGACTTTTCAGTTAGCTTTCCAGAGGCAGCATACTCTGGAGCCAGATACCTGTTGCACGGAAAAGTTGAACGGAGATCAGTTCAAACACAGTGCCTTGCAAAATCAGTTTGGGAGAGAGGGTTCTGAATATTTTATCTATCCATACATATAAACAAACCTTACAGTTAAACAGTAAAACAAAAGAGAAGTATTTCATACCCAAAAGTTCCCATCACTCTTGTAGAGACATGAGTATTTGCATCAGAAGTCAACTTTGCAAGACCAAAATCTGCAACCTGATATGTAAAATTACATAGCATCAGCAAAAACCCCATCTCTGAGAAAAATCCCCCTGGTAGCATTAATTTTCGAGAAAATAACAGACACGAGCTTGAAGATATTACCTTTGCTTCAAAGTTAAAATCCAGAAGAATATTAGAGGCCTTGATATCCCTATGGATGATCTTTGGATGACCtgattagaaaaaaaaaagcattttaaaacaaaatagaagaGAAGTAGTGTAACCATATTCCACCTTTTTATAATTGAAACAGGATGAACAGTATTTATGGATCTCATTATACTTACAATCCTCATGTAGATATGCAAGTCCTTTTGCTGAACCTAGAGCAATCTTCAACCTCATTGCCCAATCCATCACTGGTCTTCCCTTACCTAAAACATGTCAAAGTCATAAGGTTTCATGTATAGACAAAGTTGAAATGTCAAAGCAGCTACTAACCATGAAGGTGGAATTCCAAGGTATTGTTTGAAACAAACTCGTAGACGAGCATTCTCTGAACTCCGGTGATGCAGTATCCAACCAAAGAGACGAGATGCTTGTGATGCACTCTGCTAATGATCTCGACCTCCGCCTGGAACTCACGCTCCCCTTGTCCGCTTCCAGCCTTGAGCTGCTTAACTGCGACCTCCTTAGCATTCGGAAGGACTCCCTTATGCACGTAACCGAAGCCTCCCTGCCCAAGCAGATTGGCGTCCGAGAATCCCTGCGTTGCCATTGCCAGCTCTTCGTATGTGAATGTGCTCTTCGAGAAGCCTAAAGACATGCCAGGTGAAGGCGGCGGAAGGGGCGTTTCAGAGCCTGAGTAATTGGAACCAGAACCTCCACTGCTGCTCATGTAAGGAGAAGGTGAGAGTGGAGGCCTCGAAGCACCAACAGGCGGCATTGAAACAGCATGATGAGGAGGAGCATTGCTTTGCCAATTTTGTACTTGGCCAGCATAGTGATCAGCTGGAAAAAGAATGTAAAGATATTGAACAATTTCAgcatcaaaaatttaaattgagaaaggggattttaaattgaatcGGAATTGCAACGGGTgacaaaatcaacatttaacCATCACTAATCAAAGAATCTGCAATTCTAAATTGATCACCTTTATAGGGAAGAGGCGGCGGAGGCACGTAATAGTCATGTTGCTGcactctcttcttcttcttcttgcagAATATAAACAGCAAGATCAGAATCACTGCCAATGCAACGCCTCCCAGAGCAATCCCAACCACCAACCCCGTCGATGACCCCGAGTCTTTCgaaggcggcggcggagatcGACTACTAGTCGGCGGTGAGCGAGAGACGCCGCCGGAGGGCGCCGGCGGAGACGGAGGGGATCCAGATGGAACGGTCGGGGCAGGCGGCGATGGGGTGGTGATGGGCGGTGGGGGGGGGCTTGCCGGGGTTGTAGGCGTCGACGGAGGAGGAGCTGACGGTACCGGTGGCGGCGGGGAGGAGGTGGTAGGAGGCGGCGCTGAAGTTGGCGGTATCGGAGGCGGAGGCGAAGGCGAAGGTGGTGGAGGACTTGTGGGAGTGGGCGGCGGAGGTGAGGTGGCGGCGGGCGGTGGGGCGGTGGTGTTTGTCGGAGGCGAAGAGGGCGCCGGCGATGACATTTTTGGATAAACTTTATGAAATTAAGTTTGTAAATTTGCGTGGGCGGAGTTTATGTGATGGAATGTTTTGACTTTGAGAGAGGTGAGGTGaattttggagagagaaagagattgAGAGTTGCCATTGCTTTACCCGGTGGTGCTCTGTTTTTGGTAAGTTTGAACTCTTCATAATTGGATGAATGCTGAAGCAACatgaagatatttttatatttctgtttaaattttttgaaatgttaCTTGCCATTTCTGTTGTGCTCAGATCTAGCTAATACCGcgtttcaaattttttatttactaaaattatggACATAATGTTACATCTTCATTTATCGAATTGTgggaatatttatttatcgtTTTGCCCCTTGTAAAATCTTCATAATTGAATTCTTTTTACTTGAAATTCCAATTTACCAACCtgttaaatttgaaaaatactaTTCTATCTGTCTCAcaataattatcatttttatctattaactcacttcactcagtcactcatattttataataaaaccaatataaaaagtggatctcacatttaatttttccaaataacttttttttatatttcttaaaactcgtgctaaTAGTAAGAGTGCCAATTATTTTGGGACGGAAGGATTACTACGTGAATGTTCTCaccaaaatattttggaaGAGTGTGTGGATATGATATAATCAATTCATTCATAACAAAATCAATGTGTTTTCATTGGTCCGACATTTTTAGCATACCCTtagatatattattaaatcattCATATGTTATTAAATGTCTTATGAcattagatatttaattataaaatatcttattttattttataaatatgtttattaATACACGTTTTATTTGACTTTTCGTAACTTTTTcgttaaatttcattttaaattaatcccaaacaaaatattctgctactatttttgaaatcaacaaaatacttttaacattttttcattcatttaataCAGAAAACCACTTTTTTGTccatttaaaaatacattacaAGTAGATCAAAAATATACATCCGCCACTATTGAAAATCACAAAACATAGAAATGGAATTAGTCTACAGTTGAAAACAATGAAATAGTCCATTCTGCTTTGCCGGCCAATAGCAGTTTGACAATATTGATGCTCAATTATTCAATCTCAGTTTATTTCAGTGCATTATTAgcattcaataaaaatataaatcataatggattaaattttaatttaaatagtaataaCTAGGAGTATTTAAAAGTAACTCTGCAAAATTTATCGTTAGTCCAGGGGTCCCACGTCGGAAATGGAAGGCtaaaatgaagaatttaaaatttctaaatgTCCAACTCGATGGTTTTTTGTTTGAAACGtgtttgtaaataaaataagaatattacATAGTAGAATTATTTGCTATTTCAATCATGAGGCCAAATCAACATATAAATTTGTCATAATAATCACCAACTATGTCACATTCGATTATTCgaaaggttttattttgtaaggAAGCATTTCTTACTAGGTACTACTACTAGCtatcaataaattaagagTACTGTACAACTAGTTGGtccatgaaaattaatttatctttgaCTAGTGTGGAATTACTCTAGTTCGAGTTCATTTTatctcaattatttaattcgtttgcaattttagttaaatttatttgttttcttaagTTAAAGTTTATTTTCTGTTATTCATCTCCAACTATTTCcattaaattcaaactcatttttaagtatatatcacaccaaaaaatagtttacttcaatcatttacaccaaatttaaaaattacaccattttttagtttgtctcacaaaatttttacATTAACACTATATTTGGTAttgtttcacaaaaattaagtTTGAGTGCCTATTCGAAAGCGTAGGTAGTAACCCCAAAAATAAGTTTCAATTTGATGTATGCTTGGagaagatttaaaaaaaaaaact
The nucleotide sequence above comes from Salvia hispanica cultivar TCC Black 2014 chromosome 5, UniMelb_Shisp_WGS_1.0, whole genome shotgun sequence. Encoded proteins:
- the LOC125186927 gene encoding uncharacterized protein LOC125186927, which produces MMHATSESDMTSVRPSSASPRGYYVQSPSRDSHDDIDKCSSSNDRSTLDSPTAPRHSLTSSSSTTAASRRRWNKHYCNVVSEEGAFHDDYYGEKAYARQCNCLILGISFLLFFSMIWLGFFGVTRNYKSQITIKSLKVTKFYFGEGSDHTGVPTTLITVNCSANLVIYNPATFFGIDVTSHTARLKFLDVTVATGQLKKYYQPRKSTRMMRVELVGRDVPLYGAGMVLADSNREAGIRFKLEFSIQSKGRHLGKLVKTLHTTHLSCSPLITSKLLTKQILFSHGACKYL
- the LOC125186303 gene encoding proline-rich receptor-like protein kinase PERK1, coding for MSSPAPSSPPTNTTAPPPAATSPPPPTPTSPPPPSPSPPPPIPPTSAPPPTTSSPPPPVPSAPPPSTPTTPASPPPPPITTPSPPAPTVPSGSPPSPPAPSGGVSRSPPTSSRSPPPPSKDSGSSTGLVVGIALGGVALAVILILLFIFCKKKKKRVQQHDYYVPPPPLPYKADHYAGQVQNWQSNAPPHHAVSMPPVGASRPPLSPSPYMSSSGGSGSNYSGSETPLPPPSPGMSLGFSKSTFTYEELAMATQGFSDANLLGQGGFGYVHKGVLPNAKEVAVKQLKAGSGQGEREFQAEVEIISRVHHKHLVSLVGYCITGVQRMLVYEFVSNNTLEFHLHGKGRPVMDWAMRLKIALGSAKGLAYLHEDCHPKIIHRDIKASNILLDFNFEAKVADFGLAKLTSDANTHVSTRVMGTFGYLAPEYAASGKLTEKSDVFSYGVMLLELITGRRPVDSNQTYMDDSLVDWARPLLTRALDDGSYDSLIDRRLGSDYNRNEMARLVACAAACVRHSARRRPKMSQVVRALEGDVSLSDLNEGITPGHSTVYSSNGSTDYDAAQYNEDMKKFRKMALGTQEYGSSGLYSNPTSEYGLNPSGSSSEGQQTRELEIGRR